In bacterium, the following are encoded in one genomic region:
- a CDS encoding Stp1/IreP family PP2C-type Ser/Thr phosphatase, whose product MEIIIGAQTDRGLKREVNEDAYGIFDDQNLFMVADGMGGHAGGRIASQLAIETIGDFIQAPSEANYSLIQIQNLLLLSEDLYQFERVKVTDLVLGKDLPEKALDLVKAVRLANRRIYNTAVAQPKLAGMGTTIVAVTFEANLVYICHVGDSRVYRLRAEKLEQLTEDHSWVNELLEDKEITEEEAANFKYKNVLTRALGITENVKVDLRIEEVEAGDLFLLCSDGLCGQISDKQISEILNRAEDSLGPACRELIKAANDTGGPDNITVVSFKVSQVEKEESLPNPIVQVIGKEDEQVLIEEDKVLKRVYGKEKVKISPETKRAPKPKAKQIKPVKTGLYLAAAAVILFLLGGGIYFFTREGPVPSKLPVEEKSSVTTPLAEGLVTLITVPSQANIFLDGSGLEELTPLTKYKLEPGKHTVKFAKFGYRTSPAQEFSVLAGIEKRIEEKLIAEAVINLIFLPKIGREAVGAKIIIDGYDLGTLKPYHPAIPVPKGTHTLTLKKQGFFKKIEFTLYESEQDILIK is encoded by the coding sequence ATGGAGATAATAATTGGTGCCCAGACAGATAGGGGACTGAAGCGAGAGGTGAACGAAGATGCCTATGGCATCTTTGATGATCAAAACCTGTTTATGGTGGCCGATGGTATGGGCGGCCACGCCGGGGGCAGGATAGCCTCTCAACTGGCTATTGAGACCATCGGAGATTTTATCCAGGCTCCCTCTGAAGCCAACTATTCTCTCATTCAGATACAAAATCTCCTTCTTCTTTCCGAAGATCTTTACCAGTTTGAGAGGGTTAAGGTAACCGATCTGGTTTTAGGTAAAGATCTTCCGGAAAAGGCCCTTGATCTGGTTAAGGCCGTTAGATTGGCCAATCGAAGGATTTATAATACGGCCGTGGCCCAGCCTAAATTGGCCGGGATGGGAACAACGATAGTAGCCGTCACCTTTGAAGCCAATCTGGTCTACATCTGCCACGTGGGTGATTCCCGGGTCTATCGATTGAGAGCCGAAAAATTGGAACAATTGACCGAGGATCACTCCTGGGTTAACGAACTTTTAGAAGATAAAGAAATAACAGAAGAAGAAGCCGCCAATTTTAAATATAAAAATGTCCTCACCAGGGCGCTCGGGATAACAGAAAATGTAAAAGTCGACCTGAGAATCGAGGAAGTAGAAGCAGGAGACCTTTTTCTCCTATGTTCGGATGGTCTTTGTGGGCAGATTTCTGATAAACAAATAAGCGAGATTTTAAATAGAGCGGAAGACAGTCTGGGACCGGCTTGTCGTGAGCTGATTAAGGCAGCCAATGACACCGGAGGACCGGATAATATCACGGTGGTCTCCTTTAAGGTCTCCCAGGTGGAGAAGGAAGAATCCCTTCCCAATCCTATTGTCCAGGTGATCGGAAAGGAGGATGAACAGGTCCTTATTGAGGAAGATAAGGTCTTAAAAAGGGTCTACGGAAAAGAAAAAGTAAAGATTTCCCCCGAAACCAAACGGGCTCCGAAGCCAAAGGCTAAACAAATTAAACCGGTTAAGACCGGGTTATATTTAGCGGCCGCGGCCGTTATCTTGTTTCTTCTGGGAGGGGGTATCTATTTTTTTACCAGAGAAGGCCCAGTTCCATCTAAACTCCCGGTGGAGGAGAAATCATCTGTAACCACCCCCCTGGCTGAGGGCTTGGTTACTTTAATTACGGTTCCTTCACAAGCCAATATATTTCTGGATGGGAGTGGTCTTGAGGAACTGACCCCTTTGACTAAGTATAAGCTTGAGCCGGGAAAACACACGGTTAAATTTGCTAAATTTGGGTATAGGACCTCGCCTGCGCAGGAGTTCTCTGTTTTGGCCGGCATAGAAAAACGAATAGAAGAGAAGCTTATAGCTGAGGCCGTGATCAATCTTATCTTTCTCCCCAAAATAGGCAGGGAGGCGGTGGGGGCCAAGATAATAATTGACGGTTACGATCTCGGAACGCTCAAACCCTATCATCCGGCTATACCTGTCCCAAAAGGCACGCATACCCTTACCCTGAAAAAGCAGGGGTT